A single window of Colletes latitarsis isolate SP2378_abdomen chromosome 4, iyColLati1, whole genome shotgun sequence DNA harbors:
- the Hbs1 gene encoding translation elongation factor EF-1alpha (GTPase) HBS1 — MSRHRDVRSMNYSEEYEGYDDVYGHSVEDDYCVSPSVEQFLFDRSKQQNMASFITEPDIVEDNEDVAESTPKEEETILTELEKAKLISCMESIKNIIGDTAPDFEIKKRIVQSNFNAEVALDLLLKESSPKNVTESPAISKDNTEHYPGKKLLSKSTFQITPSNVKIIPAGKRSVVKGFNLTGIENTDQLNSRVESPRSQSPFSEYNSPEIRRKKHTVPKEKKVISSSTNSPQCQSPILEHVMPNLDSKAKLSEEKIDALKIYKSKRENSKEQLHLVVVGHVDAGKSTLLGRLLCDLGQVPSRLIHKYQQESKKIGKQSFAYAWVLDETGEERERGITMDIGHSKFETETKSITILDAPGHKDFIPNMITGATQADVALLVVDATRGEFETGFDSGGQTREHALLLRSLGISQLAVVVNKLDTVEWSEDRFNEIIDKLSLFLKQAGFKDNVTFVPCSGLSGENIVTKSKGSLSNWYMGPTLVSVIDNFKCPDRPINKPFRFSINDIFKGSGSGFCVFGHIETGMVSLGDKLLVLPRNEIAILKGLQVDEVSITNAFAGDRVALTLSGIDQQNVGIGDIICNPQHPVPVTTCFQAHVVIFAVKMPIVKGLPVIMHQQSLVQPAVIAKLIVQLHRTTGEIVKKKPRCLPKNSSAIIEIVTQNPVCMELYKYIKQLGRVMLRVEGITVAAGLITKIK, encoded by the exons ATGTCCCGTCATCGAGACGTTCGATCTATGAATTACTCAGAAG AGTATGAAGGTTATGATGATGTCTATGGACATTCTGTGGAAGATGACTACTGTGTATCTCCTAGTg tggaacaatttttatttgatcGGAGTAAACAACAAAATATGGCATCTTTCATTACGGAGCCAGATATAGTGGAAGATAATGAGGATGTTGCAGAATCTACACCTAAAGAAGAAGAGACAATACTCACAGAATTAGAAAAAGCTAAACTTATATCATGTATGGAATCTATTAAGAACATTATAGGAGACACTGCACCTGACTTTGAGATAAAGAAGAGAATTGTTCAATCAAATTTTAATGCAGAAGTAGCACTTGATTTACTTTTAAAAGAATCTTCTCCAAAAAATGTTACTG AATCACCTGCAATCAGCAAGGATAATACAGAACATTATCCAG GTAAAAAGTTGTTATCCAAATCTACATTTCAAATTACACCTTCCAACGTGAAAATTATTCCTGCTGGAAAACGATCTGTAGTAAAGGGCTTTAATTTAACTGGAATAGAGAATACTGATCAACTGAATTCTCGCGTTGAAAGTCCTCGTTCTCAAAGCCCATTTTCTGAGTATAACAGTCCAGAAATAAGGAGAAAAAAACATACTGTACCAAAGGAAAAAAAAGTGATTTCTTCTAGTACAAACAGCCCACAATGTCAGTCACCCATATTAGAACATGTGATGCCTAATTTGGATTCTAAAGCAAAACTAAGTGAAGAGAAAATTGatgctttaaaaatatataaaagtaaAAGGGAAAATAGTAAAGAACAATTACATTTAGTGGTGGTTGGACACGTAGATGCAGGTAAAAGTACTTTACTGGGTCGACTTCTATGCGACTTAGGACAAGTTCCATCAAGATTGATTCACAAATATCAGCAAGAAAGTAAGAAGATAGGAAAACAGTCGTTTGCATATGCATGGGTTCTTGATGAGACAGGAGAAGAACG AGAACGTGGGATAACAATGGATATTGGTCATTCCAAATTTGAAACAGAAACAAAGTCTATTACTATATTGGATGCACCTGGACATAAGGACTTTATACCCAACATGATTACTGGTGCTACTCAAGCAGATGTGGCTTTATTAGTAGTAGATGCTACAAGAGGAGAATTTGAAACTGGGTTTGATAGTGGAGGTCAAACTAGAGAACATGCATTATTATTACGTTCATTAG gcATATCACAATTGGCAGTGGTAGTAAATAAATTAGATACAGTGGAATGGTCAGAGGATAGGTTTAATGAAATAATTGACAAATTGAGTCTATTCTTGAAACAAGCTGGATTTAAAGATAATGTTACTTTTGTTCCTTGTAGCGGTCTATCTGGCGAAAATATAGTAACAAAATCGAAAGGATCTTTATCTAATTG GTATATGGGACCTACATTAGTCAGTGTCATTGATAATTTTAAGTGTCCTGATCGACCTATAAATAAACCTTTCCGGTTTTCGATTAATGATATATTTAAAGGTTCTGGATCTGGATTCTGTGTTTTTGGACATATAGAAACAGGGATGGTGTCTCTAGGTGATAAACTTTTAGTACTACCAAGAAATGAAATTGCAATACTTAAAG GTTTACAAGTGGATGAAGTATCTATAACAAATGCATTTGCTGGGGATCGTGTTGCTTTAACATTGTCAGGAATCGACCAACAAAATGTTGGAATTGGAGACATTATTTGCAACCCACAACACCCAGTTCCTGTAACTACATGTTTCCAAGCACATGTAGTCATTTTTGCAGTTAAAATGCCAATCGTGAAAGGTCTTCCAGTAATAATGCATCAGCAATCTTTAGTACAACCTGCTGTGATTGCAAAATTAATTGTTCAGCTTCACAGAACGACTGGTGAAATAGTAAAAAAGAAACCACGCTGTTTACCAAAAAATTCGAGTGCTATTATCGAGATTGTAACACAAAATCCAGTTTGTATGGAATTGTACAAATATATCAAACAATTAGGACGAGTTATGTTACGCGTAGAAGGAATAACCGTTGCTGCTGGACTTATTACAAAGATTAAGTAA
- the LOC143341301 gene encoding selenoprotein K, which produces MVYISNDGNVLESAPWSLKRLYNFFIGIIYMIIMFFMTMINPDMNKYGSDYARDYRPGFKPPRPPTRRLGRPNIGNTVHIPFGGCRSCAG; this is translated from the exons ATGGTTTATATATCGAATG ATGGAAACGTTTTAGAGAGTGCACCGTGGAGTTTAAAAAGACTATACAATTTTTTCATTGGAATAATTTACATGATTATTATGTT tTTTATGACTATGATCAATCCTGACATGAACAAATATGGAAGTGATTATGCAAGAGATTACAGACCTGGGTTCAA GCCACCACGTCCACCAACACGTAGATTAGGGAGACCTAACATAGGAAATACCGTACACATTCCATTTGGTGGATGTAGGAGCTGTGCTGGTTAA